Part of the Diabrotica virgifera virgifera chromosome 6, PGI_DIABVI_V3a genome, ACAGCGTAAAGAAAAAGAAAGGATGAACAAATCATAAATctttataaaacataaaactactaaaattcagaagaaaaaaaagtttattgcTCACCTTCATTATCCTCATCAGTTTCATGTTCATCGCTCTCTTGCATGTCTTCGGCTTcacttttttcttcttctttgtcATGTTCCTTTAACCGACCGGTTTCTAGCATTACAAAAGGTCTTAGATTCTTCCAACATTTGTTTATGAAGGTTTCTAAGTCCACAGATTCTTGcatatttaagtaaaatttggCTTCCTCGTCAGTAACTGCaaaaatattgttaatttgtaAAAGTAGTCAGACAATAATATAAGtgagaaaataaaacaaaatgagcatctaataaaaaaattattagatgAAATTGTTTATCTAACAATTGAATCAGTCATTTGAGAAACCTGACATGTTCACAAAAGAGTTGTGGGAAAGTACAAAAAACTTAGTGGAGTTGTCGAGTTTCTCTTGATTCAGAAAACTTCTTCAAGTCTCTAGGTTGATTTAGAATGTTAAATAGGGTCGGGTTTCTCTTGAAACATGTGACTTTACATCTAAGGTtagtaaaaatgcaaaaaaaaacgaaaattaattttttgggaCATGTTGGGTTTCTAAAACGACtggttcaatttattgttgattgGACAATGTTTATCTAACAAAAATAGTTGATTGGATATCAATAGATAACTTTGTGTTAGTATCTTTCTAATTTACTTACTCATCGTatattgcaaaaataaaaaagactCTTATTCTTACCTTCGCCATTATTATCTCTGTCGAAAGCTATCCTAGATTTCACTTCAACCACTTCTAACCATCCATCTTGATTTGCATCATATTTATTGAAATACTCGATGGCCTCGCCTTTTTGAGCTTGAGCTTCTTCTTCTTCCCTCTTCTGTTTTTCTTCGTCTTCCAATTTTCTGTAGTATTCCAATGCTGTGCTTTCTAGTTCTTCGATTTCTTTTTTCAAAGCTTCCTTCTCTAACTTCAGTTTTTCTGCTTCTTCTTTGTTCTTCTGCAGTTCTGTGAGTTTGGCTTGCTTTTCCTGTTTCAACTGAATACCTAAACAAAAAGAAACATGGGAATGAGACTATAAgtaaaaacagtatttttaacatattatatttttaaagtattgtttATCAGTGACCTATTAAAATTTGGCTTACTTGAAGCATTTTTTACAAGGTATAATAGTTTAAGTGAAGCTATTTTGAcagttttcaaaacaatggacaAATCTGAGATTTGTGTCGAAATTTTGTGGGAAATTTTGAGTTTTGGTGGGAAAAATACTCCTGTGACTACTAAAATTATTATGATTGTACTCTATCAGAATCAATGATTAAGAAATGGTAGGTAAACTTTAAAATAAGTTGAAAAAAATAATGTCACAATTTCTCATGAAAATTTGTTACTGAGAAAACTATGTTCAAAATTTGGTCACAGTTCTCTCTTCAACTCTTTTGATAATGGTGACATGAATATCTTGACATAAGTAAGACAGTTCCTTTATTGATTGCATTGAGATGAGAAGAATCATCAATACCAAATCTATaatagtaggctattgattatgtattttagaaaggaactacaacattaacggtgttttattgtttcgtatagtcaatggacctctcagtatgaaaaaaccgcggagtgctaccatttaaaggggtgcgtttttgagaaaagggtgaattagtccctaggcacaagacgaattagggtgagttctatgcacatttggtgcaaacatgtctacaggaaaattgtttcaggttaaatttactatagaaatatcacattttaaagttaaaaatatttttttttacaaaaatttattgaaaagaacagcaagaaaaaaacacaaaagatagcaattttgttttttgtcccaaaaaatttttcaatggtgatataggtataggcattgcttcacagaaaaaaacttccatcttttttctttaaagtgACGTTTGGTATAAGTCCCtattatttataatttccaaattatgatttttcaaaattcgccagtcacagcgattttgggacattttccttgttacttcgcaaacattgttctgtaacttttttctacgcagctttcatctttttcatgtgccatctcctctaagaaggttggcaaccatcacagcaattcgcactttcgataccgctgctctaaagagatgcTAGAGACTGCTAAAGCTGCTACGcagctttcttcttctttaagtgccatctccacggcggaggtcggcaatcatcatagctattcgtatttacgcagctttaggtatatgtaaTGTGACATTTAATATAaagaaaagtcaattatcttGGTAAAATGGTCTATCGTAAAATGTtgtgtgactatttttaagcaaaatatggtttttcaaagttgtatacttttaatgatttatgatatattttatgattatttttaaatttctcattataacttttttcttgtatatttaggtatataggtacattgtgtaataaaaaacaaaacttattttatttacgttaaaactgTGTATTGTAAACATttctagaactatttttaaacaaaattatgctttttcaaaatgtcacatacacatgcaataggtcccactaagctgAAACcgtatggaaaacttttttattattaactttatgaaaaaaagttattctttataaaaggctctgcatagtctaaaacctaagatgcaatcatcagatataaaattttatcaatattgtacgaggtatgttaaaaaatatgaatttcactcaagagtaaagtagcttttttatttcaaaatatcgaaaagtgttattaagaaaagttatttggaattaaaaattatgctataatGTGCCattattatattcttctaattgaaaaaaattaaaaattttaaatttttctcaaattatggatacccttggatatcctacggatatcttgtttaaaaatagtcctagaattttttgcaatacaccattttaaagtagagaaaatatgctttttttattttaaaatgtatacatACTCCATCTAATTTCCTTACTGTTGCATGTCATCTGCGTCATAGCCCGAGATGTCACATGATACCAAcgcgaaatatttaggcggtaggtgtgttcttttttagaatcactttgccgagtgaTACTTTCCTTAAAACATTCAGCTTCATTCTATCGTGCccacttttttatatatttaataagtcTCTATTAACAGGGGAATTTCCAGGCTACTGGAAAAACTCTTATGTCACTCCAATATATAAATCAGGTCGAAAATCAGATATAGGTAACTATCGTCCCATTTCTATTCTTAGTGCTATTCCTAAAGTTTTTGAGAGCATTATTTCCGATTATTTAAGTTATGACTTCTCACCAATTAACTGGTGTATGCAAAATGGTATGTGTTTGAATGCATCCAAATGCCATATTGTTCGTTTCCATCGAACTCATCATCCAATCATCTTCGAATATAGTATAAATAATCTGACCTTACATTCTGCCTCTGAAACTAGGGATCTAGGTGTGATCCTTGACTACGCCCTTAGCTATAAATCACACATTTCCAGTACAATACAGAAGTCTATGAAGATGCTTGGCTTTATAAAAAGAACCACCAGAGACTTTACAAACATCTCAGCTATTAAATCCCTTTATATCTCCCTGGTTAGATCTCATTTCGATTACTGTTCCACAATTTGGTCCCCCTATTACTTTACTCATAAACTGAAACTTGAGGCTGTCCAACACAATTTTCTGAGATATACTGCTACTAAGATGCATGTATACTATGCATCGTATGTATGCATCGTACGTGAGGTACGCAGAAAACAAAGAGACCTAATAAGTTTATGCATAATTATCAACGGGCTATGTAATTGCCCCGAGCTTCTCTCCAAAATATTTCTATTTGTCCCCAGTCGTTCGACTAGGCAGGTGCAAACCTTTTATGTCTCTTTTCATAGATTCAATTATTCTTACAACACATTTATTCCTAGAACTCTTTGATTAGCTAACTCATTAAATAACCTCGAAAATTTTAATATATCAGTTTCCcgctttaaaaatcatatttcttcCCTAACTTTTTAATACTTTCGGCCAGAGCTTTTGTATTGTGATTAGTGTTACATGACCTGTATGTATTAGATAACTCAAAACCGTTACACCTTGGAACATTTCTGAATTGATTTAGGTGATatcttttgtttgtaattgtactgacctatatgttatcttattctttttttttctttttttgtaactGTACTACTCATAGAATTATTTTTGCTCAAACCACtttgttatgttatattatgataatttatgttatataattggttaacattaatgttatataatttagaacactgtaacatttatatctgaatagggcttgcccgtgaataaataaataaataaatagaggCGAACCTCAAATCAGATGAACTGGTGACATTAAGCAAATCTTGGTGACATTGGTACATTAAGCAATTTATCGAGGTATGACAAGATCTATCCACTGATACCTTTAATGTGTGTAAAGGACTGACTGTCACTTGTCagtcaattacttttaatgggaaataagccacaattttaccaaaaaaaaatgattttattaacgtttcgaagcccaaatcgggttttgtTGTCAAAATACTACTAGTAAAATACAAAATAGTAGTATTTTGACAGTATCGTTCGGATTCAAGCCTCAATGCCAAGTGCGGGGTTAaactgtatttaaaaaaaaaatttgtctgacaaatatattgggcgtttaaataagtccgacacgtagaacatttcaaattacaggaattatgttggtgataaatagcagtctgatttttgcatgagagtttcataaaagggtaacaaatcaattggaagttctgtccgacaaaatatatgggccgtttttgtagtctgacgttcaaaacctgtaacctgttccacaattaaaacttctcctgttccagtgtttccgtacatcaatgtttgtctgactagacaccattaagctattaacaaattatcagcttgctattaataaacatttttttggtacgtgggatccaggcctaaatgGACTCAGATATAAAATGCAGGAAAATTAGTCCATGCAGAAGATCGTTAAGCCTTCCCAATGGTGATCACCAACGTCCGATAATTCTGATACGTCACATAAAGAAGAAGTTAATGGTCAAACATAATTCATAACACTTTGCATATTGTTTTATCATTTAGATAAATCAGCCTTATCAAACAATAGAGATAAGAGCTAAGATGAGCTTAAACTTTTATTTACAATGCTAAAAATTTGATAAAACGTGTAAGTTCTTCAAAAAAACATTAACATATTCCAAAAAAATTGCCTCAGTTTGACATTTAAAACAACTCACCCTTTTCACTCATCTCGGTCCTGATCTGTTTGCCAGCCTTTACCAATTCAGCCTTACGAACCGCAGCATCTCTGGCGCTTCGCCCCAGCTCAATACAATTATTCTGACACGACGTTTCGGATGCATACTCATCAGTGCCATCACAGCAATCACAGATACCATCGTTGACCCTATTCGAAGGCAAATTTAAGGGTCTGTGCCCCGCATTCGTACAATGGAATATCCCGTGGGGACAAGCCGATGTTCCTGGCTCGTCACTGGCGTCCAAACAGTCGCAATAATCGTCATTTACTCTCGTAAATGGGATAGTCTTGCTCCCATCGAAACAGGTGAAGTCTTTGTCTGCTGGGTACAAAGAGGCACGGGATAGGGACACTCCTCTGGGTCTAGGAACTTCTGATGACAGTATTTCACAGATAAATACGACTATAACTAATAAAGTGTTCATAAAagttgtatttttgaaaaaaattgaactcattttaaCCGGTACAGTTTCCAAATGCACTTCACAAATTCACAAGTTTAAGACGACGAATGCGCATGCGACAAGGTTGACAGGCGGTAGGTGAAACGTCAAACTGGGACACGTCAGTTTTTTCGTTTCTTCTTTTCTATTGATAAGAAAAAGACACTCAGGAAGATTTAGAGATAAggagaataaaaaatttaaaaagccgAATTAATATTGTGTTAAGAGGTGCAGGTgttatataattaattataatttaaattctttcaacatattttatctatgatatTTGTGACGTTTTTGAGATTGTGACTGTCACTTTTTGACACAGAACACACACGATTCTTTTTGAGCAAGCAAATTGTAATCGTTTTggtattttacaatttataataaaATCCTTCCGTTATTATTGAATAAATTCTATTAATATACAGCATTAGagacattttaaaccaaattAAATATTCACAACTCTTTTAATTTTGTAGCGTGGATATTTATCTATCTTTAGACAACCAACATTACACATAAACGTTAATGGTTTTATATAACTTAAGTGATAGATATCGAATTTATTAACCTTTTCATTGCGGGAACCGGTCATATACGTAAAATGATGTACAACGAACGGGAACCGGATAAATACGCGTAACTTTTTTCGGCATTCGCTGCGGCAACCGTATTAATCAGATATTGTTTGCGTATTGTATGTtgcctatagggcttttcattcacagtcatttgtttcgagcttctgtcatatgttgtataattggtgtatattaatattatacacggattatacgaactttgacagaagctcgaaacaaatgacaatcgatgaaaagccctatagaagaGAGTTAGGCATATTATATCAAAATttacaatacatttaaaaattttatactttaCTGCGGAGCCgtacaaatccgcacctttttatACAGGCACGCACTCTGGAGGATTTACTTGTAAAATCTTAGGATTCCCCTTCGCCGTATTTATGTAGGATAGTGGATATAGTGTTTATCAACTTATTTCATTTTAGTTTAAGAATTCAGTTGTGTGAATTACAGCTGCTGCTAAACCTGTTATTGACTTTGAAAAAAGTACAAGAGCAGTTTATGGCCGGTAATTTGataaataatcataataaaaataatagtaaataatCTGAGATTTTTGGGTTGCATTTTCAAGATTTTGTGTGTGTAGCATGTAGCATTTAGCATCAAAATGATTGCAAATGAGGGCCGAAAATCGCAGAACATAAATCCCGTTTCGCCACTCCTAATAAAAGTcggaaaaatcttcaaaaacgAAATTACAAACAGTTGAACAAGGTctgtatagtctgtaacgtcgacAAATGATTAATTTTCAAGAATCTAAcagcaacaaattaacaattACTTCTACAAAATTGCAAATACAGCCCTGAATACACTGTATTGATACACTGCGCGAACCGTATTTATACGCCATAGTACTACATCGACTGACTGCGGCAACCGGATTGATCAGCACCAGCACAGATATTTttcacacatattcgtaatacatattataataaacggtgcgtccataaagtaacgcataaattcattatttcgtaaaccggcgatattaagaaaaaatcccgaaaccggtcgatttttatttttaaattccgattttttggcatatatatcatactagtgacgtacgtcatccatctgggcatgatgacgtaatcgatgttttttttaatgagaataggggtcatgtgatatctcatttgaaagggtattcaattctctattcactaatataaacattaacatatttatttatacaaggtgttcaaaaaacatttttttaattaaaataattgagacaaaaagaagaatgtatgtaatttatttaattcaaaatacgttttactgttgtcagaaaacaggaaataaatatttatttgacaaataaatattgtttttcgcttaaattcaatgttaaagctgccatccacctgtctcttttggcagtttgaacatttcgtttaaacgaaaatcaatgtttatttgtcaaataaaatttttttctctttactgacagtagtaaaatgcattttgaattaaaataaattacatataggtattcttctttttgcctcacatattttaatttaaaaaatgttttttgaacaccctgtataaaaataattatgttaatgtttatattattggataaaTAATTGAAtaccttttcaaatgagctatcacatggctactcttcccatttaaaaaaatcatcgattacgtcatcacgcccagatggatgacgtcactagcatgatatatatgccaaaaaaccgtaatttaaaaataaaaatcgacctgtttcgggatttttccttaaagtcgccggtttacgaaataacgaatttatgcgttactttatggacgcactgaagaatggcggtacagagcccaatttcagacatgtgttagtatgtggaaattactcaaataaaatattgaaaaagggagcctgtaccgccattaagaaagacaaaaaatacactttcttcaaataaacttttttatcccgtgcctagattttgtgtcacattggaactactaaaaatcgatttttttataacaagacatcgaacgtcactgacttggcaacatttcgagcctatgtgtataaaaattattgtttttaatagtCACTGTctgtgtcgaattaccgacgcactgttgcctcacttttgaaagttcgcagaactttcgcaatcttggaccgcgtttatTGCTTTGAttgctactgtgtgctcttaaacaaaaaatactaCATACAAAAATCTAAAGGGTTCCTTTCTGTAATCATGTTTCTTAATTAGGAGATTTGTATTTGTAtcattttaaaatcatttaccacaatttacaaaataaaatgtaaaaaaagttaatgCCCTACCTGTTTTTCTATACAATACGAATATAACAAACTTAATAAAATACATTCTTATGATGTTTAAATATACTACAATACAAAATTCTTAAAATTGTACTTCTAAAGTTCTtaataataaatgtatttaaaatgaacaAATCATAGTCACTTACCGAAAAAGAACGTATCTCTTTTTTGAA contains:
- the LOC114332362 gene encoding glucosidase 2 subunit beta, whose translation is MSSIFFKNTTFMNTLLVIVVFICEILSSEVPRPRGVSLSRASLYPADKDFTCFDGSKTIPFTRVNDDYCDCLDASDEPGTSACPHGIFHCTNAGHRPLNLPSNRVNDGICDCCDGTDEYASETSCQNNCIELGRSARDAAVRKAELVKAGKQIRTEMSEKGIQLKQEKQAKLTELQKNKEEAEKLKLEKEALKKEIEELESTALEYYRKLEDEEKQKREEEEAQAQKGEAIEYFNKYDANQDGWLEVVEVKSRIAFDRDNNGEVTDEEAKFYLNMQESVDLETFINKCWKNLRPFVMLETGRLKEHDKEEEKSEAEDMQESDEHETDEDNEDHDYEDEEEQEHQEPEPPTTTAAPPAIKYDDETQQLVDRATAARNEYHEANRAVGDIEREITRIEEYLEKDFGAEEEFAALEGQCFDYEDHEYIYKLCPFDKTTQQPKSGASDVRLGTWGHWSGAEPNKYEQMTYDKGQTCWNGPQRSTVVKVSCSGENKVISVSEPNRCEYFFEFNTPAACYEAPPSDNEDLHDEL